The segment GGCATTACTACCCATTTGCATAAGTTCAAATAATTTGGGAGTGTTGGGACCTTGAGGTAGTTTCATAATTGGATTCCAAATGATGATAAGAAATAATGAAGGATTTAAAAATGGCTTCGAGTTTATTCGTTAAGAAAGAACGCTTGTTGAAGTTTTTTTACCTTTTAAGTTGTAGAATTAATTCGCAAAACCAGATAGATAGAGCTACCCATAATACCGACATAGAAAAAGGGTATAAAATTTATATTTTATTGATTACATTCAATCGCAAACGCAGCAATTTGTTTACCCAAAATAGTCAAAATTTATGATGAATTTTATCATAATATTATGGAAATTTTGATAAACGATCGCCGATCTGTTGAGATAAAACTCGAACATGAGGAAGATTCATCATTGAGAAATGATTTCCCGGTATTTCTTGCACTTCCAATTCTCCTAAAACGTATTTATCCCAGCCAAATGTCCTAGAATTGGGCATTTTTTCGGGTTGCTCCTGTGCTTTTAAAAGCGTTACTTTTCCCGGATATTGCTGCAATTGATAAAGTAGCATTGCTCTTATATTAACCTTACTCAAATTAGCAATAAATTCTTGCCTTTCTGGAGAAACATTTTTTAGAGTTAGATCGGCGTTTGGATGCGCTTGACTCAGTAATTCGAGTTGCCGATCGCGATCGTTTGCCATAATATCAATTAAGCCAAGAAATTCAACTTTAAGGTTGTTTTGTTGCAGTTGTCGTGCCATCTCGAAAGCAACGATTCCTCCCATCGACCAACCGCATAAATAATAGGGGGCTTTGGGTTGAAGGGTTTGTATGGCTTTAATGTAAACTGCTGCCATTTCTTCAATGGTTGAAAGCCGGGTAGATTCACCATCAAACCCTCGAGATTGTAAGGCATATAAGGGACGTTCGGGATCGAAATATCGAGCCATTTCAATAAAAGAACTCCCGCTTCCCGTCGAAGAATGAATGCAAAAAAGAGGATTTTTAGAACCGCTTGGTTTAATGGCAATGGGAGGACTGAAATCGATATCCTGAGTGTTTACAGATGATTTGTCTAAGAAAGATGCGAGTTCGCCAATAGTTGGATGCTGAAAGATATATTGGGGTTTGAGTTCTAAATTGCATTCATTGGCACGAGCAACCACTTGGATATTAAGTAAAGAATCACCACCAATTTCAAAAAAGTTGTCTTTAATACCGATAGTTTCAACCTGTAAGATTTCCGACCACATTCGAGCGAGTAATTTCTCTGTTTGAGTTTGCGGTTCGATATATTTTTGAGAATTTCGATCGCTTTCTATATCTGGCTTTGGTAATTGTTTGCGATCGAGTTTTCCGTTGCTAGTGAGAGGAATAGTATCCAAACAAGTATAGGATGAAGGGAGCATATAAGCTGGGAGTTTTTGACTTAAATAATCACCCAGCGTATGAGGATTAAAGACTGTTGTAGATGGCGAATTGCGAGCGAGAAAAACATCGAAACCGATGCGATCGCGAATTGAATTGGGAGGATTAAAAAAGAGACTTTCGCTAAATCCTTGTCTCGACAGTAAAGTTTGCCATTGTTCTTTGGATAAGACAGGATGTACCGATCGCAGTTCAAAATCCTCAAAGCGTTCAAATCCCTGTTGCAGTCCCATGTTTAGATCGAACCAAGGATGAAATTGAGTCTTTTCAATCGCCAAAAGTAAGCCGTTGGGAGCGAGAAGCGATCGCGTCCAGTCTAGTGTTTCTTTGAGGTTGCGAGTATTGTGTAGAACGGTTGCAGCAACAACGAGATCGAACTCGTGTAAATTATAACCTTGTTGTTGTGGTGATTTTTCAATATCGAGAAGACAATAACGAATGAAAGAATATTCCCCAAATCTTTCCCTTGCTTTTTGTAAAAAGAAATGCGAAATATCGGTAAAATAATAGGTGGCGCGATCGCGAGGGAGTAACGGTAATAAATGTGCGGCGGTTGTTCCATATCCTGCACCAATTTCAAGTATGCGAATAGGCCGATCGCCGTCAAATGATTTAACAAAAGACTCGAGAATTTCGGCTGCGATCGCATTACAATCGGCGAAGATTTCTCCGTAAATCTTTAGGGTTGTATCGGAGACATACAATTCTGCTGAATGAATCTTTTCAACAAGAATATCGGCTAAGGCTTCATCGGGTTTGTTGGGGAGGAGATCGAGCCAAGTTTCAGAGATTGGGCAATTGCTAAGTGTTGGCGAAAAGAGGGATTTTGCTTGCTCCCATAATGGAGTAATATTGGTAAAGCGATTGCTTTCTTGTTTCAACAATCCAGCGTTAGCCAATTCTTGAAGAGCGCGAGATAACCACTTGCGATAGCGAGGAATAATTTGGCATCGATCGAGAATTTCTTCAATCGCGTAAGTTTCTCCAGGCGATCGATAAATGCCCAGTCGATCGAAAGCCAAACAAACCGAGAGAATATAGCGTTGATTCTGTCCTTCCCAGAGTTGTTCAAAAGTAGGGCGATTGAGATGCCAAGACCGTTCTCGCGATCGTTGTTTCCCCCCTTCCACAACAGTTTGCCAGAGTGCCATTTCTTCCTCTGTTTCGCTCAAATTTTCCTTTTTTTGAGG is part of the Oscillatoria salina IIICB1 genome and harbors:
- a CDS encoding amino acid adenylation domain-containing protein, coding for MGRQEGLELGGISAHIYWEIETRDIAVEALERAWQRLIDRHDMLRAIIEENGQQRILESVPPYRIAVADVRGENPATQTAFFQQALVQPEQTAVIAGDRVLTYGELRDRVLTLAHQLRNKGAKPDRKVAVVMERGWEQVVATLAILTAGAAYVPIDPELPDERRSYLLAEAKVCGILTQSKLENALHWPENIERFWVDAIAPDPSCSMLHPQQTVTNLAYVIYTSGSTGKPKGVAIEHRGAVNTILDINRRFGVTAEDRVLAVSSLSFDLSVYDIFGTLAAGGTIVAIAPQTSKDPSHWAELIQEHRITLWNSVPALMQMLLDYTASRSDLELSSLRLILLSGDWIPLTLPDRIHAATGGQVISLGGATEASIWSIFYPIENVDPTWKSIPYGRPLANQRFYVLDEALEPRPVWVPGQLYIGGIGLAREYWHNEEKTAANLIRHPKTGERLYKTGDFGRYLPNGNIEFLGREDFQVKINGYRIELGEIESALLQHSSVKEAVILAVGDSQENKHLAAYIIPQKKENLSETEEEMALWQTVVEGGKQRSRERSWHLNRPTFEQLWEGQNQRYILSVCLAFDRLGIYRSPGETYAIEEILDRCQIIPRYRKWLSRALQELANAGLLKQESNRFTNITPLWEQAKSLFSPTLSNCPISETWLDLLPNKPDEALADILVEKIHSAELYVSDTTLKIYGEIFADCNAIAAEILESFVKSFDGDRPIRILEIGAGYGTTAAHLLPLLPRDRATYYFTDISHFFLQKARERFGEYSFIRYCLLDIEKSPQQQGYNLHEFDLVVAATVLHNTRNLKETLDWTRSLLAPNGLLLAIEKTQFHPWFDLNMGLQQGFERFEDFELRSVHPVLSKEQWQTLLSRQGFSESLFFNPPNSIRDRIGFDVFLARNSPSTTVFNPHTLGDYLSQKLPAYMLPSSYTCLDTIPLTSNGKLDRKQLPKPDIESDRNSQKYIEPQTQTEKLLARMWSEILQVETIGIKDNFFEIGGDSLLNIQVVARANECNLELKPQYIFQHPTIGELASFLDKSSVNTQDIDFSPPIAIKPSGSKNPLFCIHSSTGSGSSFIEMARYFDPERPLYALQSRGFDGESTRLSTIEEMAAVYIKAIQTLQPKAPYYLCGWSMGGIVAFEMARQLQQNNLKVEFLGLIDIMANDRDRQLELLSQAHPNADLTLKNVSPERQEFIANLSKVNIRAMLLYQLQQYPGKVTLLKAQEQPEKMPNSRTFGWDKYVLGELEVQEIPGNHFSMMNLPHVRVLSQQIGDRLSKFP